The proteins below come from a single Gimesia alba genomic window:
- the tadA gene encoding tRNA adenosine(34) deaminase TadA, producing the protein MIDRPDNPEFSPGDRDLLQLHTRWMRFAYDEARAAFEEDEVPVGAVIVHQDRIIAAAHNQRETLSDPTAHAEMIAITQAAESLGSWRLSDCILYVTLEPCPMCAGAIIQSRIPLVIYGTPDEKAGACHSLFQITSDTRLNHQSTVISGVMQEECRTILQEFFRQKRAEGKK; encoded by the coding sequence ATGATCGACCGACCTGACAACCCCGAATTTTCGCCCGGTGACCGGGACTTACTTCAGCTGCATACGCGCTGGATGCGGTTTGCTTATGACGAAGCACGCGCCGCATTTGAAGAAGACGAAGTACCGGTCGGCGCTGTGATTGTGCATCAGGATCGGATCATTGCCGCCGCGCATAATCAACGCGAAACATTAAGCGACCCGACAGCACATGCCGAGATGATTGCCATTACGCAAGCCGCTGAATCGCTCGGTTCATGGCGGCTGTCCGACTGTATTTTGTATGTCACACTCGAACCTTGTCCGATGTGTGCCGGCGCGATTATTCAGTCCCGCATTCCGCTGGTCATCTATGGCACGCCCGATGAAAAAGCGGGCGCCTGTCACTCGTTATTTCAAATCACCAGCGACACAAGATTGAATCACCAAAGCACAGTCATCAGCGGAGTGATGCAGGAAGAGTGCCGCACGATTCTGCAGGAATTCTTTCGTCAAAAACGGGCGGAAGGAAAAAAGTAA
- a CDS encoding carbon storage regulator codes for MHIISREANESILIGEHTVVKVLEVFGDRVKLSIETPGAEPAYWEKVVYLDQSVEAEELESVQIGG; via the coding sequence ATGCATATTATCTCTCGTGAAGCGAATGAGAGTATCCTCATCGGGGAACATACGGTTGTTAAAGTGCTTGAAGTATTTGGGGATCGTGTAAAACTGTCGATTGAAACTCCCGGGGCGGAACCTGCCTACTGGGAAAAGGTTGTCTACCTGGACCAGTCTGTTGAGGCTGAGGAACTTGAATCTGTTCAAATCGGCGGGTAA
- a CDS encoding isoprenyl transferase produces the protein MPAISEQDGESLGLESRQLPRHIAIIMDGNGRWASRRGFPRIEGHRQGVNSVRTVVEESTRLGIEQLTLYCLSSENWKRPALELNLLMQLLKKFVIGEREEIMRQNIRFTTIGRRSDLPKDVLAEVDKTIHESQENTGMQLCLALNYGSRSEIVDAVKSIVSEVEQGNLKADEIDEEVISSHLYTAGMPDPDLVIRTAGEMRVSNFLLWQISYAELWVTDTYWPDFSVSDYWQALRDFAARDRRFGGLKG, from the coding sequence GTGCCCGCCATATCGGAACAGGATGGGGAATCGCTCGGCTTAGAGTCCCGACAGCTACCGAGACATATTGCCATTATCATGGATGGCAATGGCCGGTGGGCGTCGCGTCGCGGTTTTCCACGCATCGAAGGACACCGCCAGGGCGTCAACAGTGTTCGCACGGTCGTGGAAGAATCCACGCGGCTAGGCATCGAACAATTGACACTGTACTGCCTGAGCAGCGAGAACTGGAAACGGCCCGCATTGGAATTAAACCTGTTGATGCAACTCTTGAAAAAGTTTGTCATCGGTGAACGGGAAGAAATCATGCGGCAAAATATTCGCTTCACGACCATTGGTCGACGTAGCGATCTTCCCAAGGATGTCCTCGCCGAAGTCGATAAAACGATTCATGAGAGCCAGGAAAATACCGGCATGCAACTCTGCCTGGCACTCAATTATGGCAGTCGATCCGAAATCGTGGACGCGGTGAAATCGATCGTCTCCGAAGTCGAACAGGGAAATCTCAAAGCAGACGAGATCGACGAAGAGGTCATTTCATCGCACCTTTATACCGCCGGCATGCCCGATCCCGATCTCGTCATTCGCACCGCTGGTGAAATGCGGGTCAGCAATTTTCTGTTGTGGCAGATCAGTTATGCCGAACTGTGGGTCACCGATACCTATTGGCCGGACTTCTCTGTTTCTGATTACTGGCAGGCACTGCGTGACTTCGCCGCCCGCGACCGCCGCTTCGGTGGGTTGAAAGGATAA
- a CDS encoding phosphatidate cytidylyltransferase: MLGWRLLVSAILIPLLFGLFYLDQRAGSGAPYLLGLCLLLAIRGSYEMTSLLTVRNLAPRFSMVSRWSFLICAVAWIPYTWGESQPQIMSLALMSVTFAIAIIVIFLVEATGFREPGQSMERIGAEILSVSYVGFLLAMLAQLRWVIGPETGYLALGSLIISAKMGDIGGYTFGRLWGKTKLIPRLSPGKTQVGGVGAILGAALGAFLWLQFTPSLFNANWSAPAWYWSILFGAIIGVVGLVGDLCESLIKRDVGKKDSAELLPGFGGLLDLLDSPLYAGPVAFLLWKFLPLITVSN, from the coding sequence ATGCTGGGCTGGCGGTTACTTGTCTCTGCAATCCTGATTCCCCTGCTGTTCGGATTGTTCTACCTCGATCAACGTGCCGGCAGCGGCGCTCCTTATCTGTTGGGGCTATGTTTACTGCTGGCCATCCGGGGGAGTTATGAAATGACGAGCCTGTTGACGGTGCGCAATCTGGCGCCCCGTTTCTCGATGGTTTCTCGCTGGTCATTTCTGATTTGTGCTGTTGCCTGGATTCCGTATACCTGGGGGGAGTCGCAGCCACAAATCATGTCCCTGGCACTGATGTCAGTCACGTTTGCGATTGCGATCATCGTCATTTTTCTGGTGGAAGCGACCGGGTTTCGGGAACCCGGGCAGAGCATGGAACGAATTGGTGCAGAAATTCTCTCTGTTTCCTACGTCGGCTTTTTGCTCGCCATGCTGGCCCAGCTGCGCTGGGTCATCGGTCCTGAAACCGGCTACCTGGCACTTGGCTCGCTCATCATCAGCGCTAAAATGGGAGACATCGGCGGCTACACCTTCGGCCGCTTATGGGGAAAAACCAAACTGATACCACGCCTCAGCCCTGGAAAAACGCAGGTCGGCGGTGTCGGAGCGATTTTGGGTGCCGCTCTGGGGGCATTTCTCTGGCTCCAGTTCACGCCTTCGCTGTTCAACGCAAACTGGTCGGCGCCTGCCTGGTACTGGTCGATTCTGTTCGGCGCGATCATCGGCGTTGTCGGTCTGGTAGGCGACTTGTGTGAATCGCTTATTAAACGGGACGTCGGTAAAAAAGACTCCGCCGAACTCTTGCCCGGCTTTGGGGGTCTCTTGGACCTGCTGGACAGCCCGCTTTACGCCGGCCCGGTCGCATTCCTGCTCTGGAAATTTTTGCCGCTGATTACTGTTTCTAATTGA
- a CDS encoding amino acid kinase family protein, producing the protein MCVSVIKVGGSLFDLPDLCTRLQRVLDHLENATPLIVCGGGTAADLVRDWDRRHHLGESKSHWLAIQAMMLNERLLCALLPDASLVSSPSAAAQVWNAGRTPVLCAYEYLTQTSSSDFATLPESWDVTSDSIAAWITLTWPADELILLKSVEFPSGQSVCELTENGFVDAYLPQLANSLPQLRWCNLRADEELFQLETVISGKNFQSRNATGPA; encoded by the coding sequence ATGTGCGTCTCCGTGATCAAAGTCGGCGGCAGTCTGTTTGACTTGCCCGATCTATGCACCCGGTTGCAACGAGTATTGGACCACCTGGAAAACGCAACGCCTCTGATTGTTTGCGGAGGCGGAACAGCCGCAGATCTGGTGCGCGACTGGGACCGAAGACATCACCTGGGGGAATCGAAATCGCACTGGCTGGCGATTCAAGCCATGATGCTGAATGAGCGTCTGTTGTGTGCGCTGCTGCCCGATGCGAGTCTGGTGTCCTCTCCTTCAGCAGCGGCCCAGGTCTGGAACGCGGGCCGCACTCCCGTGCTTTGTGCGTACGAGTACTTAACACAGACGTCGTCTTCTGATTTCGCAACTCTGCCAGAGTCTTGGGATGTGACCAGCGATTCGATTGCGGCCTGGATTACACTCACCTGGCCGGCCGACGAACTGATTCTATTGAAATCGGTTGAATTTCCGTCAGGACAGAGTGTGTGTGAACTCACCGAAAACGGGTTTGTAGACGCCTATCTGCCACAACTCGCCAATTCACTCCCGCAGTTACGCTGGTGTAACCTGCGTGCCGATGAAGAATTGTTTCAATTAGAAACAGTAATCAGCGGCAAAAATTTCCAGAGCAGGAATGCGACCGGGCCGGCGTAA
- the hisG gene encoding ATP phosphoribosyltransferase, which translates to MSEKVLKLGIPAGSLQESTAELFKRAGYVIKFSSRSYYPSIDDEEIECLLIRAQEMARYVDQGILDAGITGHDWILETGADVHEICELIFSKVSRRPVRWVLCVPEDSPIQSVKDLEGKRIATEVVGMTERYLEQHGVKAKVEFSWGATEVKPPKLADAIVEVTETGSSLRANNLRIVEELMQSTTRFIANKQSFEDPWKREKLENIAMMLESCLAAEGKVCLLMNVERADLEKVLDLLPALQKPTVSSLSDPDWVAISTIIDETVVRTIVPKLKAAGACGLVEYQISKIID; encoded by the coding sequence ATGTCTGAGAAGGTCTTAAAGCTCGGTATTCCCGCGGGAAGCTTACAGGAATCGACGGCGGAATTGTTCAAACGCGCCGGCTACGTCATCAAATTTTCATCCCGCTCGTATTATCCCTCGATCGACGATGAAGAAATCGAATGTTTACTGATCCGGGCTCAGGAAATGGCCCGCTATGTCGATCAGGGCATTCTGGACGCCGGGATTACCGGACATGACTGGATTCTGGAAACGGGCGCCGATGTGCATGAAATTTGTGAACTGATCTTCTCGAAAGTCAGCCGCCGCCCGGTTCGCTGGGTGCTGTGCGTGCCCGAAGACTCGCCGATCCAATCTGTCAAAGACCTAGAAGGCAAACGGATCGCCACGGAAGTCGTCGGCATGACCGAGCGCTATCTGGAACAGCATGGCGTCAAAGCCAAAGTGGAATTTTCCTGGGGGGCGACCGAAGTCAAGCCACCCAAGTTGGCCGATGCGATTGTGGAAGTGACCGAAACCGGTTCTTCGCTGCGTGCGAATAATCTGCGGATCGTGGAAGAGTTGATGCAGAGCACAACCCGCTTCATTGCCAATAAACAATCGTTCGAAGATCCCTGGAAGCGCGAGAAGCTTGAGAACATCGCGATGATGCTCGAATCCTGTCTGGCCGCAGAAGGCAAGGTTTGCCTGTTGATGAACGTGGAACGTGCGGATCTCGAAAAAGTGCTCGATCTGCTGCCCGCATTACAGAAGCCCACTGTTTCGTCGCTGTCCGATCCCGACTGGGTTGCCATCAGCACGATTATTGACGAGACCGTTGTGCGGACGATTGTTCCCAAACTGAAAGCCGCCGGCGCGTGTGGTTTGGTGGAATATCAGATTTCCAAAATCATCGACTGA
- the cysC gene encoding adenylyl-sulfate kinase, whose product MAEQKATNVTWHDHHVSKEQRCKQNGHKGAVLWFTGLSGSGKSTIANTVDHKLFEMGKHTFVLDGDNIRMGLNKNLGFSPEDRTENIRRIGEVSKLYNDAGILVMTAFISPYREDRDQVREILGDGEFIEVYVKASLETCEERDPKGLYKKARAGEIKGFTGIDAPYEEPEKAELVLDSDGKGIDDLADEVVAYLESNGYLTYA is encoded by the coding sequence ATGGCCGAGCAAAAAGCCACCAACGTCACCTGGCATGATCACCATGTCTCCAAAGAACAACGCTGCAAGCAGAACGGACACAAGGGAGCCGTACTTTGGTTCACCGGTCTGAGCGGATCGGGCAAGAGCACGATCGCCAACACCGTCGATCACAAGCTGTTTGAAATGGGAAAACACACGTTCGTTCTGGACGGCGACAACATCCGTATGGGCCTCAACAAAAACCTGGGCTTCTCTCCTGAAGATCGTACTGAAAACATCCGCCGCATCGGTGAAGTTTCCAAATTGTACAACGACGCCGGCATCCTGGTGATGACTGCCTTCATTTCCCCTTACCGTGAAGACCGCGATCAGGTTCGCGAAATTCTGGGCGATGGCGAGTTCATTGAAGTCTACGTCAAAGCTTCTCTGGAAACCTGCGAAGAACGCGATCCCAAAGGGCTCTACAAAAAAGCCCGCGCTGGTGAGATCAAAGGGTTCACCGGAATCGACGCTCCTTACGAAGAACCGGAAAAAGCAGAACTGGTTCTGGATTCCGATGGCAAAGGCATCGACGATCTGGCCGACGAAGTCGTCGCCTACCTCGAATCCAATGGATACCTGACCTACGCGTAA
- a CDS encoding TerB family tellurite resistance protein has protein sequence MSKSTHSNNTFFSFLDHFSFVEDDSSSYEIGITDEGFSYLDLSSEKKVKAISFAEKQKRETSAALDGSKRARGQSNISKIEMVEHDEVCFDTDLIAILKDIEKRKQNIAFMPWAIGLVSFLYFLWFLIPFFATFPVVLMIFTGLFLIPGSIFILVNVAKLDHSRRHVNFSYRIEGKGETAFNNINESISLLNQCGAVLLYKGRRHFEDSRYSGGAKTQPEFAGVTFSLSSPPLLDLDFKVWHMHAFQKDFYFMPDHILVFQGARAGGISYANLAFSTDSEILQERGLVSKTRDSNIVGQTWRFVNKDGSPDKRFNNNVKIPEMKYGILKLEGSGIDLSLYASNQITSDNVPVSFSSMQQLAQKPVRKIAEERRAQAIERRKKRAEQKFQTILNTLCCMMLADRNASVEERQKITDLMKRIKAPWDDSEIDQRMREFVIRARNSSYDQVLNETCEELQKITDPRQQDAIKKCLDKVANADGKIDKQEREVRNRFHSILKAEL, from the coding sequence ATGAGCAAATCCACCCACTCAAATAATACATTCTTCTCTTTCTTAGACCATTTCAGTTTTGTCGAAGATGATTCAAGTTCGTACGAAATCGGAATCACCGATGAAGGGTTTTCGTATCTTGACCTCTCATCTGAAAAAAAAGTCAAAGCAATCTCTTTCGCAGAAAAGCAAAAACGTGAAACAAGTGCAGCACTTGATGGGTCAAAACGAGCTCGCGGGCAATCCAATATCAGTAAAATTGAGATGGTAGAACACGATGAGGTCTGCTTTGATACTGACTTGATAGCAATTCTCAAAGACATAGAAAAACGGAAGCAAAATATAGCGTTTATGCCTTGGGCAATCGGACTTGTTTCGTTCTTGTATTTTCTCTGGTTTCTGATTCCTTTTTTTGCAACCTTTCCTGTCGTGTTGATGATCTTCACTGGATTATTTCTGATTCCAGGAAGTATTTTCATTTTAGTCAACGTCGCAAAATTAGATCATTCAAGACGACACGTAAATTTTTCATATCGTATAGAGGGAAAAGGGGAAACCGCTTTTAATAATATCAATGAATCTATTTCGTTGCTCAATCAGTGTGGAGCGGTTTTACTCTACAAAGGTCGACGTCACTTTGAGGATTCCCGTTATTCTGGAGGTGCAAAGACACAACCTGAATTCGCCGGTGTTACATTTTCATTAAGTTCTCCCCCTTTGTTGGATTTGGATTTTAAAGTATGGCATATGCATGCATTTCAAAAAGACTTTTATTTTATGCCTGATCATATACTGGTATTTCAAGGAGCACGGGCGGGAGGGATCAGTTATGCAAATTTAGCGTTTTCAACGGACTCGGAAATCCTTCAAGAAAGGGGCTTGGTGTCAAAAACACGTGATTCGAATATAGTCGGTCAAACATGGCGGTTTGTAAACAAAGATGGTTCTCCTGACAAACGCTTCAACAATAATGTTAAAATTCCGGAAATGAAATATGGAATTCTAAAACTCGAAGGTTCTGGAATAGATTTATCTCTATATGCTAGTAATCAGATAACATCTGATAATGTTCCAGTCAGTTTTTCCAGCATGCAACAACTAGCTCAAAAACCAGTCAGAAAAATTGCAGAGGAGCGTCGAGCTCAAGCAATAGAGAGGCGTAAAAAGAGAGCCGAACAGAAATTCCAAACGATTCTTAATACACTCTGTTGTATGATGTTAGCAGACCGTAATGCTTCTGTAGAGGAACGTCAGAAAATAACTGATCTCATGAAACGAATCAAAGCACCGTGGGATGATTCAGAGATTGATCAGCGGATGCGTGAGTTTGTAATACGTGCGAGAAATTCTAGCTATGATCAAGTTTTGAATGAAACTTGTGAGGAATTACAAAAAATAACCGATCCTCGACAGCAAGATGCAATTAAGAAATGTCTAGATAAAGTTGCTAATGCTGATGGAAAGATCGATAAACAGGAACGTGAAGTTCGAAACCGATTTCATTCAATTCTTAAAGCTGAACTTTGA
- a CDS encoding HNH endonuclease, giving the protein MKELTNPQKNTQVGASHIQKILYVALSESKNLASEPDDSLKRLLEKFTFSKESYTQAASAIYREIYYRCTKDLEITPKESTLLEHVVRLLDLDDELIVKLDYEIGLMIYKRVFREAVSDGELTEDEQKLLEKTSRFFDLKKRDINKAISKQALSYYSFLLANSLNDDLLTQDEMTKLAIVANRFGLTQKDLKKLSVPNKKEVLATALGAIKARGEICEGDEEHIRALTKFLNAQDLLKACLMDLELYSRIFEIRKGNLPTLESNGLILQPGEKLHYALSITYQHRVGNKLKKLDGTLYVGSIRLRFIGLHKSHEVKYKNIFDIKFQYQRTPKLSLSVSSGKGGGDYRLQGKVDPGVLFELQEAVMFLIRKSRGLEKKSSQDTRYIPDEIRSEVWYRDGGRCVICNADDYLEFDHIIPLSKGGSTSTENLQILCRKCNSEKSDFI; this is encoded by the coding sequence ATGAAAGAATTAACTAATCCTCAAAAGAATACGCAAGTTGGTGCGTCACATATTCAGAAGATTCTTTACGTTGCCTTAAGTGAATCTAAAAATCTAGCATCAGAACCGGATGACTCTCTAAAAAGACTCTTAGAGAAATTTACTTTTTCTAAAGAGAGTTATACACAAGCTGCTTCGGCAATCTACCGTGAAATTTACTATCGATGTACGAAAGACCTTGAGATCACTCCCAAGGAGTCCACTCTTCTTGAGCATGTTGTCCGCTTGCTGGATTTGGATGATGAATTGATCGTTAAGCTTGATTACGAAATCGGCTTGATGATTTACAAAAGAGTTTTTCGTGAGGCAGTCTCAGATGGAGAACTCACCGAAGACGAACAGAAACTGCTTGAGAAAACATCTCGTTTCTTTGACCTCAAAAAAAGAGATATTAATAAAGCTATCTCCAAACAGGCGCTTTCCTACTATTCATTTCTCTTAGCCAATTCTTTGAATGATGATCTTCTCACTCAGGATGAAATGACCAAACTGGCAATTGTGGCCAACCGCTTTGGACTAACCCAAAAAGATTTAAAAAAACTTTCAGTCCCAAATAAAAAAGAAGTTTTAGCCACTGCCTTAGGTGCGATTAAAGCCCGTGGGGAAATTTGTGAGGGAGATGAAGAACATATCAGAGCTCTGACCAAATTTCTCAACGCTCAAGATCTGTTGAAAGCCTGCTTAATGGATCTTGAGTTATATTCCCGAATATTTGAAATCCGAAAAGGGAATCTACCGACTCTCGAATCGAACGGCTTAATTCTACAGCCCGGTGAAAAACTGCATTATGCGCTCTCAATTACTTATCAACATCGAGTCGGAAACAAACTGAAGAAATTAGATGGAACGTTATATGTCGGTAGCATCCGACTGCGTTTTATTGGATTACATAAATCGCATGAAGTGAAATACAAGAATATTTTCGATATCAAATTTCAATATCAGCGAACACCAAAACTGTCACTATCTGTATCATCAGGTAAAGGTGGTGGGGACTACCGTTTGCAAGGAAAAGTTGACCCTGGTGTTTTATTCGAATTGCAGGAAGCAGTTATGTTTCTGATTCGTAAATCAAGAGGTTTGGAAAAGAAAAGTTCTCAAGATACTCGTTACATTCCAGATGAAATACGAAGTGAAGTATGGTATCGGGATGGCGGACGATGCGTCATTTGTAATGCAGATGATTACCTTGAGTTTGATCACATTATCCCCCTATCGAAAGGTGGATCGACCTCAACCGAGAATCTCCAAATCTTGTGCAGGAAGTGTAATTCTGAAAAAAGTGACTTCATTTAA